In Deinococcus sp. QL22, the following are encoded in one genomic region:
- a CDS encoding helix-turn-helix domain-containing protein, with amino-acid sequence MTLILDDAAAQADAGEQLAHCIRLEREARGWSQADLAQHSGVSKASISKIERGEMSPTAGTLVRLAGAYGLTLAGLLLRAEGHTGRLVRAADQPRWRDPGSGYERQQVFMRPDHPLEVVRVTLPPHQHVDLPASSYARIRQVVLLEAGALTVQEGPELHELAPGDSLAFGPPHDVTFRNPAAHPCTYLVVLARS; translated from the coding sequence GGGGAGCAGTTGGCCCACTGTATCCGGCTGGAGCGGGAAGCGCGGGGATGGTCACAGGCCGATCTGGCACAGCATTCCGGCGTGTCCAAGGCCAGCATCAGCAAAATAGAACGCGGTGAGATGAGTCCGACGGCGGGAACGCTGGTGCGCCTGGCGGGGGCGTATGGCCTGACGTTGGCGGGGCTGTTGCTGCGGGCTGAGGGCCACACCGGACGCCTGGTGCGGGCTGCCGATCAGCCCCGCTGGCGCGATCCCGGCTCAGGCTACGAGCGTCAACAGGTATTTATGCGCCCCGATCATCCGCTGGAAGTGGTGCGGGTCACGCTGCCGCCGCACCAGCACGTCGATTTGCCCGCTTCGTCCTATGCCCGAATTCGTCAGGTGGTGCTGCTGGAGGCCGGAGCGTTGACGGTTCAGGAAGGGCCAGAGCTTCACGAACTGGCCCCCGGAGACAGCCTCGCCTTCGGCCCGCCGCATGACGTGACCTTCCGCAATCCCGCCGCCCACCCCTGCACCTACCTCGTGG